The genome window ctaacaaatgtagtacagatcttgttggttatgcaaatacaagttatttatctgatccccaaagctcgatctcaaaccgggtacgtatttacatgtgggggtactgtcatatcatggtgctacacaaagcagtcaattgttgctacttcttcaaatcatactgagataataactattcatgaagcaagtcgggaatgcgtatggttgagatcagtgattcagttcattcgagaaaaatatgatttgaaatgtgataaaagatccataattttatacgaagacaatgttgcatgcatagcccaatgaaagggaggatttataaaaggagatagaacgaagcacatttcaccaaaattattctacacacatgatcttcagaaaaatagtgatattgatgtgcaacaaatccgttcaagtgacaatccagcagatttattcactaaatttttgccaacttcaacttttgagaagttggtatacaagattggaatgcggagactcaaacaaggttttcatcagagggagtaaaatatgcgatgtactcttttttccttactaaggttttttcccacaggattttccttataaagtttttaatgaggcaactagaaatgcgtattactaaatatgtgtactctttttccttcactatgaTTTTTTCTACTAGGTTTTtcttagtaaggttttaacgaggcacattatcttttaatgaacatcccagggggagtgttataaaaatattatattgtggatgtccattcattactccgctaaagataatcttcctgaagaagattatccatttagtactctgttgaaatttatctatAAGCagttgatgcaggcaggttgcaagcaactcaatgaaataatttgcaaCAACTTCTTATTAAATAAGCAGGTTACAAGccgctcatgcagacagcttacaagcagctgatgcaggcaggttgcaagcaactcaatgaagtgatttgcagcagcttcttattaaacaggcaggttgcaagcagctcatgcagatagcttacaagcagctaaagaaaagccttgcagctgcttcctgaaaagcctcgcaattgcttcatttcttctataaatagaggagttttcagttcattatgtacataagtttgaagtttgaataatatatcaatctctctctatacttgtctttggtttatttactttatagtctttattttataacaccgATGTCAAAGTCCCAAAACGCATGACATCGGCCTTAATTTGGATTTGGCAAGCAATCCTACTGATGCTGAGAATTTAAAGTGGAATATTTTAATTTTAGAGAAAAATACATGACGGAGCAtcttttgaaaagtattttaaaaaataatatcattTTTGGTTTATTCCATATATAGCGGATTCTTTTACGATACTAGCATATTACAAAGGTCATATGCACAATAAATGAGTAACACGAATTACGGGATCAATTTTATCTTTAGTTATCTAAATTTTAGTTGCTTGATCTAACATTTAAATCTCTCTCTctattctaaatttctgtctctTAAATTAGCATTCAAATATTCTCTGAACTCTGAATCTATTTATATGAAtggtataaataaaatatatcatgtatactatttatacatatattataccgAATATAATTATATACTATTATATTATCATGTATATACTTATTCTAtgtatatatttaattatctatAATTTTTACGTTAGAACACAATCTATACAACGGCTGAAGGATTTACTATACTATGTATACTAATATACTAAAAATATCATTATAATTTATAACTATTTAATACCATCATTATACTATGTAACAATTTATGTTGATATACAGTTAAAAATAACACCTTATACCAACAGAATAAATCTCATACATAATTTACTGTGTTAAAATTGATGTTGATatacaattaaaaataaaactttATACCAACAGAACAAATTTCGTATGTAATTATATActattataatgtcatgtatatACTTATTCTAtgcaattaaaaaaaaatctcaTATATGAACGTACGCAAAGAGAAAAGCATAGCTAGTTACCAATTTAGGTGAAATTCAACTTCTTCGCGAGCTATCTCCTCATTTCTGGCGCTAATTTAGGAAGACTTAAGGAAAGAATTGAAAAGAAATTGAACTGCTTTGGACCTTTTTTTAAGGAATTAAATGCTCTGGTCTTCTTTTTAAATGTGATTCTTGGTCCATATTTATAGCTTCCTGCTAAAGGATGTATTTATTAAGCTGCCTGTTATGTAAAATACCTAATGATGCTAGGTATTTGAAAAAAAATCTTAAATATTGTCTACATATGTTTTTTCTCCAATATTTTATCCTATTACTACACGTCAATAGGagataaatataaaattttcaaatatggCCCAAAGTGGAAGCCAAGGTGGTGTCAATAGAAAATTCCAACAAAATTTCAAAGGGAATCTTATataaatgtcccaaataagttcTAACTTACCAACTTCTAGCCATTAATCATAAACTTACTAAAACTAAccaaacacatataaaaattgaaaaactcaaataaataagaTTCTTTCTCTTCAAGAATCACACACAAAAATTTCCTTCCATATTTTAAATCGTGAtcagcaacattagatgcaatacagaaagaaaatttcatggatgagaTAGCAAACAAGTTGATGAAAtacaaatatgtatatatatatatatatatatatatatatatataaggatatatcatatgtatatatatatatatataagatttcAAAAATCTAAGGAAAAAAAGGGACCTTTTTTCAATGGGTAcgattgaaattcattgaaaacatatagatgagtcaatatacaaatgTTGAGGAATATTAGaagtgatttggactgatttggcaTCAAAagtcgtagttaaaatcgagttcaaaaaattcttcagTGATActtgtatcaaacatgtatcatgCATGTATCTCACACATAGGTATACACGAATATATacgtgatacacatttgatataAATATGATACATATATGATACACATGTCATTTTTTCATGTTCTCTACTTTggattttcaattcaaaccaactCAAAACTCCATCAAATCATCTCAAAATTGAAATTCAAGCCCATTAAGAtatacccaatctattctaatgacactcactcaaaagaaagcaaaaatttaatatttttttggctacagtaattaataaatattagtaatattttgtgAACTGACCACTTTTTATAATAAACTACTTATAAATGTATATAGTTGATAGTTTCCTTGAAATTAAGTTGGCTTACTGCCAATTGGCAATTGCCACGCTTTGAATTGAAGACCATTTTTCGTTTTCTTTTTGGAGTATAAAACACCATATCCCAGGTTAAACTCGTCCAACAAAAGGTCCTTGCTTGGATGAAAAACGTTAACTCTGCTCGAGAAAAAGTATGTTATATTTACTAGTACTTCAAGTTTTGTCTTCAAGTCTCGGTAAGCCATATTACGATAAACTTTGAAGTACGGGGCATCTGTAGACATATAACATTTATTGAGTTTAATCCATGGATTGAATCTTAATTCAATtgagttaaataattaatttggactttacaaattaaattagtccattttttattattttcaagcCCAAGGTCCATTTCGTCCTAAAGCCCAGActcatgccatgtgtcaagtgACATGGCATATCTGGTCAAACTCAAAGCCAACAAGATAATGCCACGCATGAAATGATGTGGCAATCCCAGTCTAAAACAGTGACCAATCAAGAGTTGCCAAGTGTCTAAGATGACATATCTTGGCCAATCACAAGCAAGCTTATCACATAGCTTAAGTGATAAATTTGATGACTCACACGAGCTAATCAGAATCAAGCAAGAGAGTTCATATGTAGTTGGATTGTCCATCCTCTACCATTATAAATAGAGGGTTTACATAACGCTATAGGGACATTCAAAGTTGGAGAAGAGCATTCCGCAATTGGTGAACAACAAAGTCTTGCTCGACGTTCTTGACGattaaatacatcacaaggagGTCTAAATCGTCCTACATTCGAGAAAGACGCTTCTCAAGCTCTCGAATCAGGGAGAATTTCATAGAGGAGAATCAAGGAATACAAAGAATTATActcacaaatatttatcaataaaatctcttcttcatattatttttgttgcagtTTATTTTTCGTACTACAAAAATTTATTGCGAACACAAATTATTCACAAATTCTAGCGTATCACCATGAGTTTCCGAGAAGTTTCACCAACATTTCTTTTCCTTCAAAGTTGATCCAAATTAGTTCAATTCAACTTTAAATGACTCCAAATTAAATATCCAACAGCTTACTATTAATTTCTAATGGTTAGATTCAGTCCAAACCTTCAAAAATCAATAGATCTGCTTCATCTTCTTTAATGATTAAACTCAACAAAATTCAACAACAGTGATTTTTAAGTTTCTTCAACTAAAATCAATCCAAGCCAATCACAAATAAGCAataagttttaattttttttttacaacaTGTATGAAGAAAATGGGGAAGACAGAGGATAAGAAGAAGAATGAAAAGAAGCAAAAGAACAAGGAGAGGAAAGTTAAACACCAAGCCTCAAAAATCACATGCCGTAAAATCTAGGAATTCAAATCCATATCGTCACACCCTTTGGTAATTATTCTTGTTACTGGTCTGAATATAAAAAATTACAAATAcaatattattttatctttttcaGTATAAAACTACGTAAAACAATAAATATACAACATGTATGAAAATATGTGTTATATATTTTATGTTATAACTTATAACAACATAGGAATATGCATATTAGTAACCTCAATTGTTTTTactaaatttattaaaataagtGCAGTAAATATAATATCAAGTTTTATTCGTGATAATACAAGCAAGATTTGTTTATTTGGTAAAACTTGTGAACAATTTAACAAAATAGGTAAAATAAATATCGCAATACCAAATTCTATATTATGAACAACTAAACAAGCGTACATTTTTCATTCTTCCGATTATGTAGCCTCGTCCTTTTTGCCAAAACTTCCTTAATGAGGACAAAATATAAATAGTAGCCTCAAATCATCCTTTTTTGCGCAAATCACCCACCAAGTATAGATAAAGTAAACATCATTATCTTTGAAGAATTAACCAAATAGTCGCTCACCTAATCTTTCTGCAAACATTTCCAAGCCCAACTTTTCCAATCAATCCAGGCCTTATCTAGTGGGCCAGGCCTCACAACTTACCATTCTAAGGCAAACAAACCTCAGCCCATCTTATTTGGACCCTAAATCTAGTTAGTTTTCATACTCTTCTTAAAGtaagaattaactcaaatagtCGTCTACCCAATAAATTAAACTAGAAATAGCCGGTaaaggtataatatatgcataatttatgtattatatatgtataattaatgtataatctatatatatggctaaaaaagtaaacaatgaatatgaccggctatttgtgtaaagataccCTTCTTAAACCCTTCACAATTTGTTATGATACAGCAAAAACCCCTTTCTCTTGCTCCCCAAAACCTCTTTATAGCTCAAAAAAATATCTCTACCCAAAGATCTCCAACCGCCTTCACATTTTGGGTAAATCAGTTCTTCCCTCCTTTTTCATAAACCCTAATAAAACCCTCTCTATAACATCAGGATCTTACTCTCTTGGCatattttgaaaaaaatgaaTAGTCTTTTTGTGTTGAAAAAGTCTTCATCTTCTTTAAATACCTCAAAAAGGGTTGCTCTTAATGCCCTTACTCATCTATTATTATCGCCGTCAACGTCGTCCGGCGACAAGTTTATTTCCGGAAATGCCCTCCCGACTTCTCAATTTAACAGCTTTACCACTGCTACTACTTCAGTAACTGAGAAATGGGTTGATGGTAAATTTGGGTTTTCTGTAAGAGGGTTTCACTCTAGTGGTAAATTACATGCTGGATATGCTGTGGCGGATTTGCCTGAGGATGATGAAGGCCTTGAGATATCTAAACTTGGTATTTCTCAGGAGATCACTTCTGCTTTGGCAAAAAAAGGAATTACTAAACTCTTCCCTATTCAGGTTTTGACCCCCAAAATTTTTTACCTTCTTTTAGCTTTTGTGGAAATGTTACGGTAATTGTATTGAAGTTGACGACAAAGTCtatgtgttgattgtatcaagttATATGAGTTAGGAGTTGGTAATAAATAACATAGTTGAGGtgcacaaaaaaagaaaaagaaagaaaaatatggaTATATAATGATGTAAAGTGAATGATGCCCATTTTCCCTTTATTGGTTGAATATGTCTGTGATTATTTCGTCGTCTATAAGCTTAAGTTGTTAGAGAgactactttttttttatttatctaATTTTGTCTTCGACATGATATAAGTTCATTGGAGAAAACATTTTTGCCATTACCAAACAAACCCTTAATGTGTCTTTTTGCTTGTCTTTCTATTAATGAAGTTAAAAATATTATCTAGGGATGAGTAACTTAGAGTTGTATGGTGTACTCTCATGGGGTGgcttttttagtttttatagtAAAACACTTAACCATTATTTGTAAAACACTTAACCATTATTTCAATAATGGCACTTAACTATTCCACTAGGTACAcgtaatatttattttaataaacCTTGATTATTCCACTTAGTAGACGACACCCTACCAGCACAGGTACTTGGTTACTTTGCACCAGCTTAGGCAGAGGTGAAGATATCACGTATTTCTTTTTTGGTCTCTGTTAGGATTTTAACCTTGGTCTTCAAAGAGAGATGCAGACTTTAATTCTTTTTGGGTTGTACAGAGAGCTGTTCTGGAACCAGCAATGCAAGGATCTGACATGATTGGTCGAGCTAGAACTGGAACTGGGAAGACACTAGCTTTTGGCATTCCCATCATGGATAAGATCATTCGCTTCAACGAGAAGCATGGGTTTGTTCAGTCTGCTTTCTCTTCTGGGTTTATATATTAATAGTATAAATGTGCTAGCAGCATAATATATAGATTTGTCATCTGCTAGGTTTGGGAAGTGTTATTAAAGAATGATTCTGAATATTTCTCGAGAATATGGAACTTGTTACACTTGAGAAATTCTGCTTATTTTTAATTGTGCAGACGTGGAAGGAACCCATTGGCTATAGTCTTGGCGCCTACAAGAGAACTTGCAAAACAAGTGGATAAAGAATTTTTTGAATCCGCTCCTGGTCTGGATACACTGTGTGTTTATGGTGGTGTCCCCATTTCACGCCAGATGAGTTCCCTTGATAGAGGAGTAGATATTATTGTGGGCACACCAGGTCGGGTTATTGATCTGCTGAAGAGGGGTGCTTTGAATTTGTCAGAGATCCAGTTTGTTGTTCTAGATGAAGCTGATCAAATGCTTAATGTGGGGTTTGCGGAGGATGTTGAGACCATTTTAGAAAATGTTCGACAGAAACATCAGACGATGATGTTTTCAGCCACAATGCCAAGTTGGATACTAAAGATTACCAACAAGTTCCTGAAGAATCCTATTCACATTGATCTTGTGAGGCCAAATGCTCAACATTTTAATACAAATTTCCTTCTTAATTTGTAAGAACCCTGGATGCTAATTATTCAAATAATTTGTGTGTAAATGCATATCCCAGGTAGGAGATTCTGATCAGAAATTGGCTGATGGCATTTCCTTGTTTTCAATTGCTTGTGAGATGCATCAAAAACCAGCAGTTCTTGGTCCTCTGATAACTGTATGGATATAAACCTTCAGTCTCCTCTCTGTCCTACTTTATGTCCAACATATTGTTCTAGACTGTTCTCTATTTTTTTTGCCACCACCATAAAGATAATGGTCTTTCTGCTTTCTACTTTTTTGACAATCTTTAATCTGTGAAACTAATTGAGCATTTCATTTGTTATGCAGGAGCACGCAAAGGAAGGGAAGTGCATTGTTTTCACTCAAACTAAACGTGATGCTGATAGACTGGCTTATGTAATGCAAAAGAGTTTCAGATGTGAAGCTTTACATGGGGACATCTCACAAAGCCAAAGGGAGAGAACCCTATCAGGTTTTCGCCAAGGTCAATTCAATGTGTTGGTGGCCACTGATGTTGCTGCTCGAGGACTTGATGTACCTAATGTTGATCTGGTTGGTCCTTTATTCTCCTACTTGCGATGCTACGTTATAATAATCCTGGATTCTTTTTCTTCATCTGCACTTTCTGACAAAGAGAGAGAGCATAATCAGAAAACCTTATGTTAGAGCTGTTGATAAACAACCCAACAAAGATACCAGTAATAGAAGGCGTTAGGTGGAAGTTGCATATTAAAGTATCAAACCTTGCCTGATCTTTTACATTTTAAAGGTTTAAACGTCATTTCAGAACTGAGTACAACTTCACTTGTATGCTAACTAAGCAATTTCTCCAGTTCCCTTTCCTATATTTTTGTTCCCAGCAGCTGCACCCCATCTTCATATTATTGAGCGAGTTATTCTGTGTGCATAGCTTTCTCCTACAATATGTCCTCTGAAACTTTCTAGGGGAAAAGGAACAAAAACTTGAAATCAATATTTGGCCAGTGCATTGAGTCTGCTGTGTATACCAGGAAAATAATGAATATTAGAGGATAATACCTTTTCTTAAAAAAAATTGCATACTGGAGGATAAATTATTAAATGAAATAGGATGCTGCCAAGAGTATGTAAGATGCTTCTGAGGACATCTCTGCTCTGTATGCGTGAAACCAATTAGGTGTCATGAGAAGCTTCTGCTGATGGTATTGAGTCTCTTCAATTGCAGTCtgctttttgtctttttctttctgaAGTTAAAGTAGATATTTTGCTGCTCAGGTGGTACATTATGAGCTTCCAAACTCATCAGAGATCTTTGTTCATCGATCCGGGCGAACTGGGCGTGCTGGGAAGAAAGGAAGTGCAATTCTGATATATTCTTCAAGCCAACATAGGGATGTGAAAGGCATTGAACGCGATGTGGGATGCAGATTTGTCGAGGTTAGACTGCTAATATCTCTGATGCTCTTACTCTTTGATGTCCTCCAATCATATTTTACCCTCATTGTCACCTATGATGACACTGGTGAATGTGAACCTTATATGGTAAAAGTTGGAGAAAACAGCTGTATGCAGTAAAAGACTACAATTGTCACATGAGTTGTGGCTGCTGTAACTGTTAGTAGCTCTGCAAGCCTTCTTTCTCATGGGGTCCAAAAAGTTGACTTGTTTTACTCCATGTTCCCATTTATGTGATACTCCTTCCTTTCTAGTCGGTTTCGAAAAGAATGACATCTTTCTATACTTTAAATAATTTaagtttaaaattttcaatttaccCTCAATGAGATGATTGACAGTCACACAAATGTCTATGGCTTGTTTTaaaatacaagtttcaaaagtctttctttctttcttaaactttgtgcccaGTCAAACACCATCACATAAATTTGGACTGAGGGAGTAATAAAGATCAAAAGTTCTTGCTGCCAAATGTATTATGATTGCAGTGAAATAGCGTAATGCATTGTTTTACTTTAATCTTTAAGGCATATTCAACGTTCTTTTCACTTGCTGTTACTATAATGTTTTTGAAATCTCCGAGGACCATTAGCACCAAGGTTTGAAACTTGGTGGATAATGGGACCGTTCCTCTACACTTCTCCGCTTAAATGCTACGATTTTGTTTGTGGCAAGGTTACTGTTACTATTACTTTTGAAATATCTCTTGATGATTTCAATGTAGTAACTCAGACAGATATCTTTACCTTGGGTTCCAAGTGAAATAATGTCACAGAAAATGGGATGTTGGGGATAGTGTCGATGGGACATATTGTAAATGAAGGTAGTTAGATCTAGTACTTCATTGGCATGCAAACTATGTGAGGGAGATGTGGTGTGCAA of Nicotiana tomentosiformis chromosome 7, ASM39032v3, whole genome shotgun sequence contains these proteins:
- the LOC104088230 gene encoding DEAD-box ATP-dependent RNA helicase 53, mitochondrial-like — protein: MNSLFVLKKSSSSLNTSKRVALNALTHLLLSPSTSSGDKFISGNALPTSQFNSFTTATTSVTEKWVDGKFGFSVRGFHSSGKLHAGYAVADLPEDDEGLEISKLGISQEITSALAKKGITKLFPIQRAVLEPAMQGSDMIGRARTGTGKTLAFGIPIMDKIIRFNEKHGRGRNPLAIVLAPTRELAKQVDKEFFESAPGLDTLCVYGGVPISRQMSSLDRGVDIIVGTPGRVIDLLKRGALNLSEIQFVVLDEADQMLNVGFAEDVETILENVRQKHQTMMFSATMPSWILKITNKFLKNPIHIDLVGDSDQKLADGISLFSIACEMHQKPAVLGPLITEHAKEGKCIVFTQTKRDADRLAYVMQKSFRCEALHGDISQSQRERTLSGFRQGQFNVLVATDVAARGLDVPNVDLVVHYELPNSSEIFVHRSGRTGRAGKKGSAILIYSSSQHRDVKGIERDVGCRFVELPRIEVEAGAADMFGDMGRSGGRFGSYGGTGSGRFGDSGSGRSGGYGNFGGRFGGQGGFSGRTGGFGGSDSGRSGGSYGGPSSGRSGNFGGSNRHGDFGNFGGSDRGGGFGSFGSSNRTGGFGNSESSDRSTGFGGFGSGRSSGFGGFRSDNENRSSRSDDFGDGKASGDQGFGRKFF